The Stutzerimonas stutzeri RCH2 genomic interval GCGACGATATGGCCTTCCTGGATAAAGCGTTCGGTGAACGCTGCGTCCTCGGTGCGCAGCAGTACCTTGACGGCTACCTCGCGATCCAGCGATAGCTGGGTGGCCAGGTAGACTTCGGCCATCCCGCCTTTCCCGAGTCGCTTGTGCAGGCGATAGCCCGGTATTTCCAGCATCCGATGCGTCATAGAAACTCGTGCCTGGTTACGACTTGAGGGGTTTGAGCAGCATGTTGATGAAGCGGCGCCCGCGGGACTCGGCTGCAGGTGGCGGGCTGGTTCGGCCGATCACGATGCAGCTGATGTTGTCGCGACCGCCATGAGCGTTCGCCTGGTCGATCAGCTGTTCGACCAGATTTTCCAGCGTGTCGGCAAAGGTGCAGGTGGCGTGGATCTGCGCGTCGGTCAGCTCGTTGGTCAGGCCATCGCTGCACAGCAGAAGCAGTTCGTCGGGCTTCAAGGTGCCGCTGCCGGTGCCGATCTCCAGCGGTGCTTCCCGTCCCAGGCAACGCAGGATGATGTTGCGCCAGGCGTGGCCCTCGGCTTCGGCGGGTTTCAGCTCGCCCGCATCGATCATCATCTGCACCCAGCTGTGGTCCCGGGTCAGCTGTTCGATGCCGTTGGCGCTGACCAGATAGGCCCGGCTGTCACCGACCCAGGTGAGCTCGAAATCCGCGCCATTGAACTGCGCAGCCACCAGCGTGGTACCCATGCCATCGTCTACGGCTTCTTCCAGTACCGCCTGGTTGGCCTGCTGGACCGCAGTCTGCAGCGACTCGCCATCTTCAATCGCTTTGTGCAATGCAGACAGTGCCAGGCTGCTTGCGATCTCTCCGCACTGGTGCCCGCCCATGCCGTCGGCGATTGCCCAAAGCCCGAGCTGCGGCGCGCAGAGCAGCGCATCTTCATTATGGTTGCGCCTGCGCCCGGGCGAGCTTTGCCCGGCGTAGTCCAGCAATGAGTCAGAAAGGGTCGGTTGCATGCGTGGGCCCTGCGGCACGGCGTCGAGCGGGCATGATGCGTTGGGCGTGTGCGACTGTCATCGATTGGCGCCGGAGCAAGCGCAAAACTGTTAACTCGTGCAAACGGGTGGAATTATTCCGAGTCTCGTACTCCAAGCGCGATGACTCGCGGGCTCGCAATCGCACTGCCAGATCGCTGCGGGATGCCATGAAGGCGTTTCCGGGAGCAGGCATTCAACGCCTGGGAGGGCTATCTGCTGAGTTCGTACGCACACATGTTGACCGTGGCGGCCAGATTCAGCGACTCGATGGCGCCGCAACCGGGGATGGTGAATGGCTGAGCGTCGAGTGCGTTCAGCTGATCACGGGGCACGCCGCGGGCTTCATTGCCGAACAGGTAGCAATCGAAAGCCCTGAAACCCGCCGATCGCACGGGCTCGCCGTGCATATCCAGGCAGGCGATGCGCTCGAAGCGCGTGCGCAAGGAGTCCAACTCCACATCTAGCTCCATCGGCGCATGAAAGATCGCGCCCATGCTCGAACGCACGACTTTCGGGTTGTACGGGTCGACGCTGCCGGGGCTGAGCAGGCAGCGAAAATTGCCGAACCAGGCCAGGGTGCGCAGGATGGTACCGAGGTTGCCCGGGTCCTGTATTTCATGCAGGTAGATGGCGCGCTCGCCTGCGACGGGCGCAGCAAGCGACGCGCCTGTCGCCGGCATCGGTACCAGCGCAACGATGCCCTGCGGGGTCTTGGTGTCGGCGATCTGCGCCATCTGGCGATCGCTGATCAGGTGGGTCTTGAACGGGCTTTGCCAGTGTTCGTAGGCATTGGTCACATACAGTTCGCTGCGTGCAAGCTGCGGGTTGTGCAGGGCGGCTTTCTGCAGCTCCAGCGCCAGATGTTCGCCCTCCACCAGAAAATGTCCGAACTCGGCCCGGTACTTTTTCTGGTGCAGCTTTTTGATGTCGTCGAATTTCATCAAGGCGGCGCTCAGTTGCTCTGCACTTCGGACTGGCCCGCGTCAGCCATCATCGCCTTGGCCAGGGCTTCGGCGACCTTGATGCCATCCACGCCCGCCGAGAGAATGCCGCCGGCGTAACCCGCACCTTCACCGGCCGGATACAGCCCGCGCAGGTTGAGGCTTTGCAGCGTCTCGTTATCGCGGGTGATGCGCACCGGCGAGGAGGTGCGGGTTTCGATGCCGGTGAGCACTGCGTCAGCGCGATCGAAACCGCGGATCTGCTTGCCGAATGCCGGCAGCGCCTCGCGGATGGCCTCGATCGCATACTCCGGCAGCGACGGCGCCAGATCGCCCAGGCATACGCCCGGCTTGTAGGAGGGCTCGACCTCGCCGAACGCGGTCGACGGCACGCCGCGGATGAAGTCGCCGACCAGTTGCGCCGGTGCGCAGTAATCGCTGCCGCCCAGCGCATAAGCGCGTGATTCCAGACGCTCCTGCAGCTCCACGCCGGCCAGTGCGTCGCCGGGGAAGTCCTGCTCGGGGTTGATGCCAACCACGATGCCGGCGTTGGCATTGCGCTCGTTACGCGAGTACTGGCTCATGCCGTTGGTCACCACGCGCCCCGGCTCGGATGTTGCGGCCACCACGGTGCCGCCGGGGCACATGCAGAAGCTGTAGACCGCACGGCCGTTCTTGGCGTGGTAGACCAGTTTGTAGTCTGCAGCGCCGAGCTCCGGATGGCCGGCGTACTTGCCCAGACGGGCCTGGTCGATCATGCCCTGCGGGTGCTCGATACGGAAACCGATGGCAAATGGCTTGGCCTCGATATACACGCCCTGGCGGTGCAGCATACGGAAGGTGTCGCGCGAGCTGTGGCCCAGCGCCAGCACTACGTGGCGGCTGCGCAGTGTCTCGCCACTGGCCAGCACCACGCCTTCGAGCTGACCATCGTCGATCACGAGATCCGTGACCTTGCTTTCGAAGCGCACCTCGCCACCGAGGGCGATGATTTCCTCGCGCATCGCCGCAACCACGCCGGTAAGGCGGAAGGTACCGATGTGCGGCTTGCTGACATACATGATCTCTTCCGGCGCGCCGGCGCGGACGAACTCGTGCATCACTTTGCGGGCGTAGAACTTGGGGTCCTTGATCTGGCTGTAGAGCTTGCCGTCCGAGAACAGCCCGGCGCCGCCTTCGCCGAACTGCACGTTGGATTCCGGCGTGAGGGTCTTCTTGCGCCACAGGGCCCAGGTGTCCTTGGTGCGGCTGCGCACATCCTTGCCGCGCTCGAGCACGATGGGCTTGAAGCCCATCTGTGCGAGCAGCAGCGCGGCGAACAGCCCACAGGGGCCGAAGCCCACCACCAGCGGCCGCTCGGTCAGATTGGCCGGGGCCTGACCGACCGGGTAGTAGCGTGTGTCGGGCGCCGGACGCACGTGGTTGTCGTCGGCGAAGCGCGCCAGGACCGCCGCCTCGTCACGAACCTCAACGTCGACGATGTAGATGAACAGGATGACGCTGTTCTTCTTGCGCGCATCGTAGCTGCGCTTGAACACGGTGAAGTCCAGCAGGTCGGCGTCGCTGATGTTCAGACGCTTGACGATGGCCTCGCGCAGCGCATCGGCGGGATGCTCGAGGGGCAGGGACAGTTCGGTGATGCGAATCATGGCGGTAATCCTGGCCGGTGACTCCGGCAGAGGAAGCAACTTGAGAGGGGAGAATGAGGCGCGGATTGTACCGGCGACGCGCACGCCTGTCAGGCGGCGCTGGCTGCCCTTCAGGGGCAGGTGCTGCGCCCGGCGCCCGCGGGCCGGCATTATCGGCTTATAATCGCCGCCAATTTGCCCGACAGTTGCGCAGGGTCCTGCCTGTTGGCGCACGTCTTACCTTGATTCTCCGTGGTTGGCTCTAACATGAAACGATCCAAAAGCAGCCGTCGTTGGCTGGATGAACACGTCAACGATCCCTTCGTCAAACGCGCGCAGAAGGATGGCTTGCGCTCGCGCTCCAGCTACAAGCTGATCGAGCTGAACGAGAAGGACAAACTGATACGCCCCGGCATGCTGGTCATGGACCTGGGTTCCGCCCCCGGTGGCTGGTCGCAGGTGGCCGGCGGCATCGTCGGTGAAAAGGGCAAGGTGCTGGCCACCGACATCCTGCCGATGGGCGGGTTGGACAACGTCGATTTCGTGCAGGGCGATTTCACCGAGGATGCCGTGTTCCAGCAGATCCTCGACATGCTCGACGGCCGGCAGCCCGACCTGATCGTCTCCGACATCGCGCCGAACATCAGCGGCGTCGCCGCCGCCGACCAGGCTGCCTCGATGTATCTGGTGGAACTCACCCTCGACATGGTTCGCCAGGTGCTCAAACCCGGTGGTAACTATGTGGTCAAGGTGTTCCAGGGCGAAGGCTCGGACGAGTTCCTCAAGGACGTGCGCAGCTCGTTCGAGAAGGTGGTGATCCGCAAGCCGGAAGCCTCGCGCCCGCGTTCGCGTGAGGTCTATCTGGTGGCGAAGGGCTTCAAGGGCTAGCGATTCGGTGCGGCAGGAAGGCTGGCCCGAAGGCCAGCCCGTACATGTTCAGAGTTCTAGCGATGCACCGTCTTCAGGCATGCGGACGCGCTCGCTGATTCCCTTCTCATCGACATACTTCTTCAGCTCCTCGCGTGTCAGCGCCACAGGGCCGATGGCGTCGAATCGCGCCCGGCATGCGGCGCAGCTTTATTACCTCCTGACACGTCTTCCTCGACCATGATGCCAGCAACTTCGAAGCCGCTCAGTTGGCTTTCCCATCCAGCCAGATGACTTCCCTACCAGCGCCGCGGTGAGCTCTGCGCGCCCGTCCGCCATGCCGCGCTGCTCGCGGGCATAGTGTGGAAAAGATTGTATACAATCTTTGACGATTCACATCTCCATTGTATACAGTTGCCTCTCCATCCACCTGGCTTGCGGCTGTTCGGCAAGCCCTCCATGCACCTGGAGAACCATGGCAAGCACAACGTACTACGTCCCCAAGGGCGGACATCCCGAGCAGACTCAACTGCTGACCGACCGTGCAATGTTCACCGAAGCCTACGCAGTCATTCCCAAGGGGGTGCTGCGCGACATCGTCACCAGCCATTTGCCCTTCTGGGACAACATGCGCATGTGGGTGCTGTCCCGTCCGCTCTCGGGCTTTGCCGAAACCTTTTCCCAGTACATCGTGGAGCTTGGTGCCGGCGGCGGCAGTGAACGGCCCGAGCAGGACCCGAACGCCGAGGGCGTACTGTTCGTCGTCGATGGCGAGTTCTCGCTGACGATCGAGGGAACCCTCTATGCCATGCGTCCCGGCAGCTATGCGTTCATACCGCCAGCGGCGAAATGGAGCGTGCGCAACACCGGGGCGACGCCGGTACGTTTCCACTGGATCCGCAAGGGCTATCAGGCCGTCGAGGGCTTGCCCTACCCGGAGGCCTTCGTGACCAACGAGAACGATATCGAGCCGATCCCCATGCCGGGTACCGATGGCAAATGGGTGACCACGCGCTTCGTCGACATGAGCGACATGCGCCACGACATGCACGTCAACATCGTCACCTTCGAGCCAGGTGCGGTCATTCCCTTTGCCGAAACCCACGTGATGGAACACGGCCTCTACGTCCTGGAAGGCAAGGCGGTGTATCGCCTGAATCAGGATTGGGTCGAGGTCGAGGCGGGCGACTACATGTGGCTGCGCGCGTTCTGTCCGCAGGCCTGCTATTCCGGCGGCCCGGGCAAGTTCCGCTACCTGCTGTACAAGGACGTGAACCGTCACATGGACCTGGGCCGGTTCAACCAGCGGGCCTGACTTTCAAGAAGTGCCTTCGCTAGCTGCGAAGGCACTGCGTCCAGAGCAGGCATGAGCTGCTCTGCAGCGTCTGTCCGCGCAGCGAGTTAGTCGATCCGCTGCAGGAACCGGCCGATCCGCTCCAGCACCTGTTCCGGTTCCTCGCGATGCGGTACATGCCCCACACCGGGGAGCAGCGCCTGTTCGACCTTGCCGCTGGCGTGTTCGGCGATCAGCTGGGGGTGGCGTTCGGAGCCGAACTCATCGTCACCGCCATGGATGGCAAGACTCGGGCAGCCGACTGCGGGCAGGGCATGGGCAAGCGTCCATGCGGCGAAATCCGGCGCCAGCCAGGTATCGATCCACGCGCTCAGCACCCAGTCACTGCGATCGCCGTGATAGCGGCGCAGGCGCTCGCGTTGCGCCGGGTCGGCGAACCAGGCTTTGGCCTCGCGGATTCCCGCGAGGGTACGCGCCTCGACGAAGGTGACGGCCGACATCGTGATCATCGCCTGACAGGCCTCGGGATATTGCGCAGCACAATGCACGGCCATGCTGCCGCCGACGCTGTGTCCAAGTACCACGAAGCGCTCGATCCCCAGGTGTGCCAGCACTCGGGCGAAGCCTTGCGCAGCTTCGTCTTCGACGAAGGTCGGTGCCGGCGGAGTGGTCAACCGGTCGGAGCGGCCGAAACCCAGCCGGTCATAGGCGACCACCGTTCGGCCGGTGGCATTGGCGAGGGCGGCGGGAAAATCTTTCCATTGCTCGACGCAACCGAGCGACTCATGCAACAGCAGTATTGGTGCCCGGTCCGGCCGAAGCGCATCGGCGTCGGGGATCCAGCTGCGGACGAAGGTCCGACCATGGGCGTCCTCTATCCAGAGATCGGCCAGGCGGTCATCGAGCGTTGCACTGAGGGTCATGGACGGAGATTCCTGAACGTTGCGAACGGCATAGCAGTACTGTTC includes:
- a CDS encoding PP2C family protein-serine/threonine phosphatase → MQPTLSDSLLDYAGQSSPGRRRNHNEDALLCAPQLGLWAIADGMGGHQCGEIASSLALSALHKAIEDGESLQTAVQQANQAVLEEAVDDGMGTTLVAAQFNGADFELTWVGDSRAYLVSANGIEQLTRDHSWVQMMIDAGELKPAEAEGHAWRNIILRCLGREAPLEIGTGSGTLKPDELLLLCSDGLTNELTDAQIHATCTFADTLENLVEQLIDQANAHGGRDNISCIVIGRTSPPPAAESRGRRFINMLLKPLKS
- a CDS encoding TrmH family RNA methyltransferase, with amino-acid sequence MKFDDIKKLHQKKYRAEFGHFLVEGEHLALELQKAALHNPQLARSELYVTNAYEHWQSPFKTHLISDRQMAQIADTKTPQGIVALVPMPATGASLAAPVAGERAIYLHEIQDPGNLGTILRTLAWFGNFRCLLSPGSVDPYNPKVVRSSMGAIFHAPMELDVELDSLRTRFERIACLDMHGEPVRSAGFRAFDCYLFGNEARGVPRDQLNALDAQPFTIPGCGAIESLNLAATVNMCAYELSR
- a CDS encoding NAD(P)/FAD-dependent oxidoreductase codes for the protein MIRITELSLPLEHPADALREAIVKRLNISDADLLDFTVFKRSYDARKKNSVILFIYIVDVEVRDEAAVLARFADDNHVRPAPDTRYYPVGQAPANLTERPLVVGFGPCGLFAALLLAQMGFKPIVLERGKDVRSRTKDTWALWRKKTLTPESNVQFGEGGAGLFSDGKLYSQIKDPKFYARKVMHEFVRAGAPEEIMYVSKPHIGTFRLTGVVAAMREEIIALGGEVRFESKVTDLVIDDGQLEGVVLASGETLRSRHVVLALGHSSRDTFRMLHRQGVYIEAKPFAIGFRIEHPQGMIDQARLGKYAGHPELGAADYKLVYHAKNGRAVYSFCMCPGGTVVAATSEPGRVVTNGMSQYSRNERNANAGIVVGINPEQDFPGDALAGVELQERLESRAYALGGSDYCAPAQLVGDFIRGVPSTAFGEVEPSYKPGVCLGDLAPSLPEYAIEAIREALPAFGKQIRGFDRADAVLTGIETRTSSPVRITRDNETLQSLNLRGLYPAGEGAGYAGGILSAGVDGIKVAEALAKAMMADAGQSEVQSN
- the rlmE gene encoding 23S rRNA (uridine(2552)-2'-O)-methyltransferase RlmE, giving the protein MKRSKSSRRWLDEHVNDPFVKRAQKDGLRSRSSYKLIELNEKDKLIRPGMLVMDLGSAPGGWSQVAGGIVGEKGKVLATDILPMGGLDNVDFVQGDFTEDAVFQQILDMLDGRQPDLIVSDIAPNISGVAAADQAASMYLVELTLDMVRQVLKPGGNYVVKVFQGEGSDEFLKDVRSSFEKVVIRKPEASRPRSREVYLVAKGFKG
- a CDS encoding bifunctional allantoicase/(S)-ureidoglycine aminohydrolase, whose translation is MASTTYYVPKGGHPEQTQLLTDRAMFTEAYAVIPKGVLRDIVTSHLPFWDNMRMWVLSRPLSGFAETFSQYIVELGAGGGSERPEQDPNAEGVLFVVDGEFSLTIEGTLYAMRPGSYAFIPPAAKWSVRNTGATPVRFHWIRKGYQAVEGLPYPEAFVTNENDIEPIPMPGTDGKWVTTRFVDMSDMRHDMHVNIVTFEPGAVIPFAETHVMEHGLYVLEGKAVYRLNQDWVEVEAGDYMWLRAFCPQACYSGGPGKFRYLLYKDVNRHMDLGRFNQRA
- a CDS encoding alpha/beta fold hydrolase — protein: MTLSATLDDRLADLWIEDAHGRTFVRSWIPDADALRPDRAPILLLHESLGCVEQWKDFPAALANATGRTVVAYDRLGFGRSDRLTTPPAPTFVEDEAAQGFARVLAHLGIERFVVLGHSVGGSMAVHCAAQYPEACQAMITMSAVTFVEARTLAGIREAKAWFADPAQRERLRRYHGDRSDWVLSAWIDTWLAPDFAAWTLAHALPAVGCPSLAIHGGDDEFGSERHPQLIAEHASGKVEQALLPGVGHVPHREEPEQVLERIGRFLQRID